A single Campylobacter hyointestinalis subsp. hyointestinalis DNA region contains:
- the tilS gene encoding tRNA lysidine(34) synthetase TilS: protein MSIKLSNLDALKNKKCLLAFSHGVDSTALFYLLNELGLEFDLAFVNYKTRAASDLEEASAKELCLKFNKKIYIKTAPLDLKNGSNFENTARDIRHSFFDEICIKFGYNSLIFAHQLNDCLEWFFMQLSKGAGIANLCGFEPLETKMAKFENIKKQISVARPLINISRNEILNFLNERDIKYFTDISNCDIKFKRNYMRTKFSDAFINEFSKGVAKSFEFLRNDKKMLLGEFIYDDGEFFIVKKSENSINLIDKAAKRLGVLMSQKSRLLCQKSDCVMSHKICIASNDTHYFISPLNKQKMDKKFKEECRILKIPPLIRPYLYSHRSLVDLFRPYKLLS from the coding sequence TTGAGCATTAAACTATCAAATTTAGACGCGTTAAAAAATAAAAAATGTTTGCTAGCATTTTCACACGGAGTTGATAGTACAGCTCTTTTTTATCTTTTAAATGAGCTTGGTCTGGAATTTGACTTAGCTTTTGTAAATTACAAAACAAGGGCTGCGAGCGACTTAGAAGAAGCTAGCGCTAAAGAGCTTTGCTTGAAATTTAATAAAAAAATTTATATCAAAACCGCTCCTTTGGATCTAAAAAACGGCTCAAATTTTGAAAATACGGCGCGCGATATCAGGCATAGTTTTTTTGATGAAATTTGTATAAAATTTGGTTATAACTCACTCATCTTTGCTCATCAGCTAAATGACTGTTTAGAATGGTTTTTTATGCAACTTAGCAAGGGCGCTGGAATAGCAAACTTATGCGGCTTTGAACCGCTTGAAACTAAAATGGCTAAATTTGAAAATATCAAAAAGCAAATTAGTGTAGCTAGACCGCTTATAAATATAAGCAGAAATGAAATTCTAAATTTTTTAAACGAAAGAGATATCAAGTATTTTACAGATATTTCAAATTGTGATATTAAATTTAAACGAAACTATATGAGAACAAAATTTAGCGACGCTTTTATAAACGAGTTTAGCAAAGGAGTTGCAAAGAGCTTTGAGTTTTTAAGAAATGATAAAAAGATGCTTTTGGGAGAATTTATATATGATGATGGAGAGTTTTTCATAGTAAAAAAAAGTGAAAATTCGATAAATCTTATAGATAAAGCAGCCAAAAGACTAGGTGTTTTAATGAGCCAAAAATCAAGACTTTTGTGTCAAAAAAGCGACTGCGTGATGTCTCACAAGATCTGCATAGCTTCTAATGATACGCATTATTTCATATCGCCGCTGAACAAGCAAAAAATGGATAAAAAATTTAAAGAAGAGTGCAGAATACTAAAAATTCCACCACTTATAAGACCTTATCTTTACTCTCATCGGTCTCTTGTAGATCTGTTTCGCCCATATAAACTTTTATCTTAA
- a CDS encoding AEC family transporter, translating to MLFILSPLVVFNSAMNVKFNASIAMIPITLYCISIFIAFSSLPIFFKRIFSDNRANLLSFSVATGNSAYLGIPIALLLLSDELVEIFIFSTLGAVFYQNTAGYFITAKGNSSVKQSLIKVAKLPVIYAFLLGIALNKFGVTMPEMFSNVFGYTKGALAIFRYDDSRYRYGKNHTRKRI from the coding sequence TTGCTATTTATACTCTCACCGCTAGTCGTTTTTAACTCGGCTATGAACGTAAAATTTAACGCAAGTATAGCCATGATACCTATAACACTGTATTGTATAAGTATATTTATAGCTTTTTCATCTTTACCTATTTTTTTTAAGAGAATTTTTAGTGATAACAGAGCAAATTTACTCTCATTTAGCGTAGCGACTGGGAATTCGGCTTATCTTGGAATTCCTATAGCTTTACTTTTACTTAGCGATGAGCTAGTAGAGATCTTCATCTTTAGTACGTTAGGAGCTGTTTTTTACCAAAATACCGCTGGATATTTTATAACAGCAAAAGGAAATAGCAGCGTAAAACAAAGCTTGATAAAAGTCGCAAAACTACCTGTGATCTATGCATTTTTGCTCGGTATAGCTCTAAATAAATTTGGCGTTACTATGCCAGAAATGTTCTCAAATGTCTTTGGATACACTAAAGGCGCTTTGGCTATTTTTAGGTATGATGATAGTCGGTATAGGTATGGAAAAAATCATACAAGAAAAAGGATTTGA
- a CDS encoding lysophospholipid acyltransferase family protein, translating into MEKSFKDRLFIKFASIVIFCILWAIYLTCKKRFIGNPVSKEPCVVLFWHGKLAMFPFVFKRWWQGKNAKVIISDHKDGRVISTVSSYFGIGTIRGSSSKGALKALLQAFREIKAGVDVVITPDGPRGPRHSISDGCVVIPQKMEVNIVILKYTATNFWQFKSWDKMILPKPFSTITYTLSEPFSVANLGLDEAKELIAKHMQES; encoded by the coding sequence ATGGAAAAATCATTTAAAGATAGATTGTTTATTAAATTTGCTTCTATTGTGATTTTTTGTATATTATGGGCGATTTATCTGACTTGTAAAAAGAGATTTATCGGTAATCCCGTATCAAAAGAGCCATGCGTAGTACTTTTTTGGCATGGAAAACTTGCAATGTTTCCTTTTGTATTTAAAAGATGGTGGCAAGGCAAAAATGCAAAAGTCATCATCTCAGACCATAAAGACGGTAGGGTAATAAGTACCGTATCGAGTTATTTTGGTATAGGAACTATAAGAGGAAGCTCTAGTAAAGGAGCTCTTAAGGCTCTTTTACAAGCTTTTAGAGAGATAAAAGCCGGTGTTGATGTAGTCATAACTCCAGATGGACCAAGAGGGCCAAGACATAGTATAAGTGATGGTTGCGTCGTAATACCTCAAAAAATGGAAGTAAATATAGTGATTTTAAAATATACAGCTACTAATTTTTGGCAGTTTAAAAGCTGGGATAAGATGATTTTGCCAAAACCATTTAGTACGATTACTTATACTTTGAGTGAGCCTTTTAGCGTAGCTAATTTAGGTCTAGACGAGGCTAAAGAACTCATAGCAAAACATATGCAAGAGTCGTAA
- the panC gene encoding pantoate--beta-alanine ligase, protein MQILKSVSEVLEWRKNAKGSVGFVPTMGALHGGHASLIKKSVEQNDNTIVSIFVNPTQFLPGEDLSTYPRNEETDIKICSLSGASAVFFPKESEIYAKDEPLILAPKHLSSVLEGVLRPGHFDGVCRVLNKFFNLIRPDRAYFGKKDAQQLTIVQNMVKNFFLNLEIVPCEIVRGGDGLALSSRNTYLSDSELCYALKLSRALMKASNLIKAGELNSKVIKTAMQESLEPLKVDYAEIVNRDFETIEKVILGNSIILVAAYVGKTRLIDNLWV, encoded by the coding sequence ATGCAAATATTAAAAAGCGTAAGCGAAGTCTTAGAATGGCGCAAAAATGCTAAAGGAAGCGTCGGATTTGTCCCTACTATGGGAGCTTTGCACGGCGGTCACGCATCTTTAATCAAAAAATCAGTAGAACAAAATGACAATACAATAGTAAGTATTTTCGTAAATCCAACTCAGTTTTTACCAGGAGAAGATCTAAGCACTTATCCAAGAAATGAGGAAACAGATATAAAAATTTGTTCTCTTAGCGGTGCATCAGCCGTTTTCTTTCCTAAAGAGAGCGAAATATATGCAAAAGACGAACCATTAATACTAGCACCAAAACATCTCTCAAGTGTACTTGAGGGCGTTTTACGCCCAGGGCATTTTGATGGAGTATGCAGGGTTTTAAACAAATTTTTTAACCTCATCAGACCAGATAGAGCGTATTTTGGAAAAAAAGATGCTCAACAGCTTACTATCGTACAAAATATGGTAAAAAACTTCTTTTTAAATTTAGAGATTGTTCCGTGCGAGATAGTAAGAGGAGGTGATGGACTAGCACTTTCATCAAGAAATACATATCTTAGCGATAGTGAGCTTTGCTACGCACTCAAACTCTCAAGAGCACTTATGAAAGCTTCAAATTTAATAAAAGCAGGAGAGTTAAACTCAAAAGTCATAAAAACAGCTATGCAAGAGTCTTTGGAGCCTTTGAAGGTTGATTATGCCGAAATCGTAAATAGAGACTTTGAAACAATAGAAAAAGTCATTTTGGGAAATAGCATTATTTTAGTAGCAGCCTACGTAGGCAAAACCCGTCTTATAGACAATCTGTGGGTGTAG
- the accA gene encoding acetyl-CoA carboxylase carboxyl transferase subunit alpha: protein MASYLDFEKSIKQIDDDIANAKIRGDEHAVEILKKNLEKEISKTYKNLNEFQRLGLARHPDRPYTLDYVRALLTDSYEIHGDRAFKDDPSIVCFSGYIGGKRVIVIGEQKGRGTKYKIMRNFGMPHPEGYRKALRIAKLAEKFEIPIIFLIDTPGAYPGVGAEERGQSEAIARNLFEFSNLRTRTIAIVIGEGGSGGALAIGVADRLAMMKNSVFSVISPEGCAAILWNDPTKCEAATKAMKITADDLKELNLIDAVIEEPIMGAHRDKDGAIKAIGAYILKELEELEKLSIEEVLDQRVKKILSIGAYSE, encoded by the coding sequence ATGGCTAGTTATCTGGACTTTGAAAAAAGTATCAAACAAATAGATGATGATATAGCTAACGCAAAGATCAGAGGCGATGAGCACGCAGTCGAAATTCTAAAAAAAAATCTTGAAAAAGAGATAAGTAAAACATACAAAAATTTAAATGAATTTCAAAGACTAGGCCTAGCTCGTCATCCTGATCGTCCATATACTCTTGATTATGTTAGGGCATTGCTTACAGATAGCTATGAAATACATGGAGATAGAGCGTTTAAAGACGATCCTTCTATAGTATGTTTTAGTGGCTACATAGGTGGTAAAAGAGTTATCGTGATAGGCGAACAAAAAGGTCGTGGTACAAAATACAAAATCATGCGAAATTTCGGTATGCCTCATCCTGAAGGTTATAGAAAAGCTCTAAGGATAGCAAAACTTGCAGAAAAATTTGAAATACCTATTATATTTTTGATAGACACCCCAGGAGCTTATCCGGGAGTCGGAGCAGAAGAGCGCGGACAAAGTGAAGCTATAGCAAGAAATCTTTTTGAGTTTAGCAACTTAAGAACTAGAACAATAGCCATAGTCATAGGCGAAGGCGGAAGCGGTGGAGCACTTGCCATAGGCGTAGCTGATCGCTTAGCTATGATGAAAAACTCTGTTTTTTCAGTCATATCTCCAGAAGGATGTGCCGCTATACTTTGGAACGATCCAACAAAATGCGAAGCCGCAACAAAAGCTATGAAGATAACAGCAGATGATCTAAAAGAATTAAATTTAATAGACGCGGTCATAGAAGAACCGATAATGGGTGCTCATAGAGATAAAGACGGTGCCATCAAAGCTATCGGAGCTTACATACTTAAAGAGCTTGAAGAGCTTGAAAAACTAAGTATAGAAGAAGTTTTAGATCAAAGAGTTAAAAAGATACTCTCGATCGGAGCCTACAGCGAATAA
- the acpP gene encoding acyl carrier protein yields MAVFDDVRDVVVEQLSVAPDAVKMESKIIEDLGADSLDVVELVMALEEKFEVEIPDSEAEKLISISDVVNYIDSIKK; encoded by the coding sequence ATGGCAGTATTTGATGACGTTAGAGACGTAGTTGTTGAGCAACTAAGTGTTGCACCAGATGCAGTTAAAATGGAATCAAAAATCATTGAAGATTTAGGTGCTGATTCACTAGATGTTGTTGAATTAGTTATGGCTTTAGAAGAAAAATTTGAAGTAGAAATTCCAGATAGTGAAGCAGAAAAATTAATAAGCATTTCTGATGTTGTAAATTATATAGATAGTATAAAAAAATAA
- a CDS encoding HP0268 family nuclease — MELKLARTELDNKPKTISLDKIEAAVAKDGGKIFYFDKENSHKELIGLVEYFEEKGLSVYHRTVKYGLDENDYMYEVHIL; from the coding sequence ATGGAGTTAAAGTTAGCTAGGACAGAACTTGATAATAAACCAAAAACTATAAGCTTAGATAAGATAGAAGCCGCAGTCGCTAAAGATGGTGGTAAAATATTTTATTTTGATAAAGAAAACTCTCATAAAGAGCTGATCGGTCTAGTTGAGTATTTTGAGGAAAAAGGCCTTAGCGTTTATCACAGAACGGTAAAATACGGTCTTGATGAAAATGACTATATGTATGAGGTTCATATCCTTTGA
- a CDS encoding beta-ketoacyl-ACP synthase II, with the protein MKRVVVTGIGMINALGLEKETSFKNICDGKTGVKKITLFDATDFPVQIAAQIDGFDPTTVMEAKEVKKADRFIHLGLQAANEAMNDANFGEFDPEEFGISCAAGIGGLPNIGKNSNICLEKGPRKISPFFIPSSLVNMLGGFVSIAHNLKGPNLSSVTACAASTHGICEAAKTIMIGEARAMLVIGAESAICPVGIGGFAAMKALSTRNDDPEHASRPFDKERDGFVMGEGAGALVLEDYESAKARGAKIYAELVGFGESGDAYHMTSPSQDGPERAMKKALAMAGNIKIDYINAHGTSTYANDKNETSAVKAIFGSNIPAISSTKGQTGHCLGAAGAIEAVISIMALNKSIIPPTINQIVSDEECDLDYIPNVARKAELNAVMSNSFGFGGTNGSVIFKKLEK; encoded by the coding sequence TTGAAAAGAGTCGTAGTAACTGGCATAGGTATGATAAACGCACTTGGTCTTGAAAAAGAGACGTCTTTTAAAAATATTTGCGATGGTAAAACCGGAGTTAAAAAGATAACCTTATTTGATGCTACTGATTTTCCAGTTCAGATAGCCGCACAGATCGATGGTTTTGATCCAACAACCGTCATGGAAGCAAAAGAAGTAAAAAAAGCCGATAGATTTATCCACCTTGGTTTACAAGCAGCCAATGAAGCTATGAACGATGCAAATTTTGGAGAATTTGATCCTGAAGAATTTGGTATAAGTTGTGCTGCTGGTATAGGCGGACTTCCAAATATCGGAAAAAACTCAAACATATGCTTAGAAAAAGGTCCTAGAAAAATTTCACCGTTTTTCATCCCTTCTTCACTTGTAAATATGCTAGGAGGATTTGTTAGCATAGCTCACAATCTAAAAGGTCCAAATTTATCTAGCGTAACTGCTTGCGCTGCATCTACTCACGGTATATGCGAAGCAGCAAAAACTATCATGATCGGCGAAGCAAGAGCAATGCTTGTCATTGGTGCAGAATCAGCCATATGTCCAGTCGGAATAGGCGGATTTGCAGCCATGAAAGCACTATCTACTAGAAACGATGACCCAGAGCACGCATCACGTCCGTTTGATAAAGAAAGAGATGGATTTGTGATGGGAGAAGGTGCAGGTGCTTTGGTACTTGAAGATTATGAGAGCGCAAAAGCTAGAGGTGCAAAAATATACGCTGAGTTAGTTGGATTTGGTGAGAGCGGAGATGCATATCACATGACAAGTCCTAGTCAAGATGGACCTGAGCGTGCTATGAAAAAAGCACTAGCTATGGCTGGCAATATAAAAATAGACTACATAAATGCTCACGGTACCTCAACATACGCAAACGACAAAAACGAAACCTCAGCAGTAAAAGCCATTTTTGGCTCAAATATACCTGCTATCAGCTCTACAAAAGGTCAAACAGGACACTGCTTAGGCGCTGCTGGAGCTATAGAAGCCGTTATTTCTATAATGGCTTTAAATAAAAGCATTATACCGCCTACTATAAATCAAATCGTAAGCGATGAAGAATGCGATCTAGATTACATACCAAATGTAGCTAGAAAAGCTGAACTAAATGCAGTAATGAGCAATTCTTTTGGATTTGGCGGAACAAACGGTTCTGTAATATTTAAAAAGCTGGAAAAATAA
- the miaB gene encoding tRNA (N6-isopentenyl adenosine(37)-C2)-methylthiotransferase MiaB — MSSVKKKLFIQTLGCAMNVRDSEHIIAELKEKEDYEVTHDLQSADLILINTCSVREKPVHKLFSEIGAYEKAKKAGAKIGVCGCTASHLGSEVFKRAPYVDFVLGARNVSKISIAVNTPKFVSVDINHDESEYAFGDFRSSPYKSFVNIMIGCDKKCTYCIVPQTRGDEISIPKDIILNEVRKAANGGAKEIFLLGQNVNNYGKRFSGAHEKLDFSDLLNLISEVDGVERIRFTSPHPLHMDDKFLQVFSKNPKICKSMHMPLQSGSTAILKAMKRGYSKEWFIERALKLRELCPGVAISTDIIVAFPGESEADFEDTLQVMEKVKFEQIFSFKYSPRPLTPAAVMTNKIDEKTASARLALLQDLHTKMLDEIVATQMGAVHEVYFEELRENASVAGRSSNNFLVQVKGSEELLGKLVQVKITDPKRMVLYGKII; from the coding sequence TTGAGTAGCGTAAAAAAGAAACTTTTCATCCAAACTTTAGGTTGTGCGATGAATGTCAGAGATAGCGAACATATCATCGCAGAACTAAAAGAAAAAGAAGATTATGAAGTAACGCATGATTTGCAAAGTGCAGATCTGATCCTCATAAACACTTGCTCAGTTAGAGAAAAGCCAGTTCATAAACTTTTTAGTGAGATCGGAGCTTACGAAAAAGCTAAGAAAGCAGGTGCTAAAATAGGAGTTTGTGGCTGCACTGCAAGTCACCTTGGAAGTGAGGTTTTTAAAAGAGCGCCTTATGTTGATTTTGTTCTTGGGGCAAGAAATGTTTCAAAGATAAGCATAGCTGTAAATACGCCTAAATTCGTAAGTGTAGATATAAATCACGATGAGAGCGAGTACGCTTTTGGAGATTTTCGCTCAAGTCCATATAAAAGTTTCGTAAATATAATGATAGGTTGCGATAAGAAATGTACGTATTGTATAGTGCCTCAAACTAGGGGTGATGAGATAAGCATACCAAAAGATATTATTTTAAATGAAGTAAGAAAAGCGGCTAATGGCGGTGCAAAAGAGATATTTTTACTAGGTCAAAACGTAAATAATTATGGCAAAAGGTTTTCTGGAGCTCATGAAAAACTCGATTTTAGCGATCTTTTAAATTTGATAAGCGAAGTTGATGGTGTAGAGAGGATTCGTTTTACTAGTCCGCATCCTTTACATATGGATGATAAATTCTTACAAGTTTTTAGCAAGAATCCTAAAATTTGTAAATCAATGCATATGCCTTTACAAAGTGGATCAACTGCGATTCTTAAAGCTATGAAAAGAGGTTATAGTAAAGAGTGGTTTATTGAGCGTGCTTTAAAATTAAGAGAACTTTGCCCAGGCGTTGCTATATCAACTGATATCATAGTTGCGTTTCCTGGTGAGAGTGAAGCTGACTTTGAAGATACGTTGCAAGTTATGGAAAAAGTCAAATTTGAGCAAATCTTCAGTTTTAAGTACTCGCCTCGTCCGCTTACTCCTGCTGCTGTGATGACAAACAAGATCGATGAAAAAACAGCTAGTGCACGCTTAGCCTTGCTTCAAGATCTGCACACTAAAATGCTAGATGAGATAGTCGCTACTCAGATGGGAGCTGTGCATGAAGTATATTTTGAAGAGCTAAGAGAAAACGCAAGTGTAGCTGGAAGAAGCTCAAATAATTTTTTAGTTCAAGTAAAAGGCAGTGAAGAGCTTTTGGGTAAATTAGTACAAGTTAAGATAACAGATCCAAAAAGAATGGTTTTATATGGAAAAATCATTTAA
- the rimO gene encoding 30S ribosomal protein S12 methylthiotransferase RimO, with product MPNLYLVSLGCNKNLVDSEIMLGRLSSYDIVDDPKNADVMIVNTCGFIESAKEESIRAILELASYKKENSVLVVTGCLMQRYRDELMRELPEVDIFSGVGDYAKIDELILKKQSLFSPEIYLQKSNTKRIITGSSYHAYIKIAEGCNQKCSFCAIPSFKGKLQSRSIESIADEVKALIKDGFSDFSFIAQDTSSFLRDFGIESGLINLIDEIEKIDGVKAARILYLYPTTASLSLIERIIASHKFVNYFDMPIQHINDDMLKIMRRGSSKERLKELLTKMRNAKDSFLRTGVIVGHPGETKERFDELCEFLSEFRFDRISAFAYSKEEDTLAYEMEQISPKTITKRLNKIEKIIKKSIDESFKNLLNKTIKVQINGISSEGEMFFGAKSIVWDREIDGEILINDTQIKDPKVGEIYDCLITDFHGDKLLGTIIEH from the coding sequence ATGCCAAACTTATATTTAGTCTCACTTGGATGCAATAAAAATCTAGTCGATAGCGAGATAATGCTAGGACGCCTTAGCTCATATGATATCGTTGATGACCCTAAAAATGCCGATGTTATGATAGTAAACACATGTGGTTTTATAGAGAGCGCAAAAGAAGAAAGCATAAGAGCTATACTTGAACTCGCAAGTTATAAAAAAGAAAATAGCGTACTAGTAGTCACAGGATGTTTGATGCAGAGATATCGTGACGAGCTTATGCGCGAGCTTCCAGAAGTCGATATATTTAGCGGAGTTGGAGACTATGCTAAGATAGATGAGCTTATCCTTAAAAAGCAAAGTTTATTTAGTCCTGAAATTTACTTACAAAAAAGCAATACAAAACGTATCATAACAGGGTCTAGCTACCACGCATACATAAAAATAGCCGAGGGTTGCAACCAAAAATGTAGCTTTTGCGCGATCCCTTCATTTAAAGGAAAACTTCAAAGCAGAAGCATAGAAAGTATAGCTGATGAGGTAAAAGCACTCATAAAAGACGGCTTTAGCGACTTTAGCTTCATCGCTCAAGACACTAGCTCATTTTTGCGAGATTTTGGTATCGAAAGCGGACTTATAAACCTCATAGACGAAATAGAAAAAATTGATGGCGTAAAGGCAGCTAGGATCTTATATCTGTATCCAACTACTGCTAGCCTCTCTTTGATAGAACGCATCATAGCTTCACATAAATTTGTGAATTATTTTGATATGCCTATCCAGCATATAAATGATGATATGTTAAAAATAATGCGTAGAGGCTCATCAAAAGAGCGCTTAAAAGAGCTTTTGACCAAAATGAGAAATGCAAAAGATAGCTTTTTACGAACAGGCGTTATCGTAGGACATCCTGGCGAAACCAAGGAGAGATTTGATGAATTATGCGAGTTTTTGAGTGAATTTAGATTTGATAGAATTTCAGCTTTTGCATATTCTAAAGAAGAAGATACTCTTGCTTACGAAATGGAACAAATAAGTCCAAAAACTATAACAAAAAGACTAAATAAAATAGAAAAAATCATCAAAAAAAGCATTGATGAGAGCTTCAAAAATCTACTAAATAAAACTATAAAAGTTCAAATAAATGGGATAAGCAGTGAGGGCGAAATGTTTTTTGGGGCTAAAAGTATAGTGTGGGATAGGGAAATAGACGGTGAAATTCTCATAAATGATACTCAAATAAAAGATCCTAAAGTGGGCGAAATTTATGATTGTTTGATCACGGATTTTCATGGCGATAAACTTTTAGGAACGATCATTGAGCATTAA
- the prfB gene encoding peptide chain release factor 2: MDNYEYTELLKKLNTKIENISSIVKPEFIEKRLCEITALENDPAFWNDIKKASEIQKEKTKIVGMLNKFRAAKSAVDDALDLYELANSENDEETLSSLFDDASSLEDKITNLEISMMLSGEDDSKNAIVSIHPGAGGTESNDWASMLYRMYLRFCEREGFKVETLDFQEGDEAGLKDVSFIVKGENAYGYLKAENGIHRLVRTSPFDSAGRRHTSFSSVMVSPEVDDDIAIEIEDKDLRLDYYRASGAGGQHVNKTESAVRITHIPTGIVVQCQNDRSQHKNKATAMKMLKSRLYEFELMKQQEANNAIEKSEIGWGHQIRSYVLFPYQQVKDNRSGEAYSQTDAILDGDIKKIIEAVLISQKSTNE; encoded by the coding sequence TTGGACAATTACGAATACACAGAACTATTAAAAAAACTAAATACAAAAATAGAAAATATCAGCTCTATCGTCAAGCCTGAGTTTATAGAAAAAAGATTGTGTGAGATCACGGCTTTAGAAAATGATCCTGCTTTTTGGAATGACATTAAAAAAGCCAGTGAAATACAAAAAGAAAAGACAAAAATAGTCGGTATGTTAAATAAATTTAGAGCTGCAAAAAGTGCTGTGGATGATGCTCTTGATCTTTATGAATTAGCAAATAGCGAAAACGATGAAGAGACGCTTTCTTCACTTTTTGATGACGCTTCTAGCTTAGAAGATAAGATAACGAATTTAGAAATTTCTATGATGCTTAGTGGTGAAGACGACAGCAAAAATGCCATAGTTAGCATACATCCAGGAGCAGGTGGAACAGAGAGTAATGATTGGGCAAGTATGCTTTATAGGATGTATTTGAGATTTTGCGAAAGAGAAGGATTTAAAGTCGAAACTTTGGACTTTCAAGAAGGCGATGAAGCTGGATTAAAAGATGTAAGCTTTATCGTAAAAGGCGAGAATGCTTATGGGTATCTAAAAGCCGAAAATGGTATCCACCGCCTTGTTAGAACTAGCCCATTTGATAGTGCAGGACGTCGCCATACAAGCTTTTCAAGTGTAATGGTAAGCCCTGAAGTCGATGATGATATAGCTATAGAAATAGAAGATAAGGATCTTAGGTTGGATTATTATAGAGCTAGTGGAGCAGGCGGACAGCATGTAAATAAAACAGAAAGCGCGGTACGTATAACTCACATACCAACAGGTATTGTAGTGCAGTGCCAAAATGACAGAAGTCAGCATAAAAACAAAGCTACTGCTATGAAAATGCTAAAATCAAGGCTTTACGAATTTGAGCTTATGAAACAGCAAGAAGCAAATAACGCCATAGAAAAAAGTGAAATAGGCTGGGGTCATCAGATACGCTCATACGTGCTTTTCCCGTATCAACAAGTCAAAGACAATAGAAGCGGCGAAGCGTACAGCCAAACAGATGCTATACTTGATGGTGATATAAAAAAGATAATAGAAGCTGTTCTTATAAGTCAAAAAAGTACTAATGAATAA
- a CDS encoding SEL1-like repeat protein yields the protein MKKTIFSISALFLFVLSGCSATKNSTLVKNETIDTRDTLLQTAQEKLTNDCKAGNKVSCKELGDYFYDQAKYGDAANVYDYTCAKFWYIPACLRLAYMFENGTGVEKNESIARDIYKRACYNGDKESCKKIR from the coding sequence ATGAAAAAAACTATTTTTAGCATTTCTGCGTTATTTTTATTTGTTTTATCAGGATGTAGTGCTACAAAAAATAGCACTTTAGTAAAAAATGAAACCATAGATACTCGTGATACTTTGTTACAAACAGCTCAGGAGAAACTAACTAACGATTGTAAGGCTGGAAATAAAGTAAGCTGCAAGGAGCTAGGTGATTATTTTTACGATCAAGCCAAGTATGGCGACGCTGCAAATGTTTATGACTATACGTGTGCTAAGTTTTGGTATATACCTGCTTGTTTAAGGTTAGCGTATATGTTTGAGAATGGTACTGGCGTAGAGAAAAATGAATCAATAGCGCGAGATATTTATAAAAGAGCCTGCTACAACGGCGATAAGGAAAGCTGTAAAAAGATACGTTAA
- the fabG gene encoding 3-oxoacyl-ACP reductase FabG, which translates to MKFSGTNVLVTGGSRGIGAEICKTLADFGLKVWINYRSKPELADTLKDEIEKNGGKAAVVKFDASNEDEFIEAINLIVQTDGELGYLVNNAGITNDKLALRMKTEDFMSVIDANLKSAFIGSREALKVMSKKRFGSVVNIASIVGEIGNAGQTNYAASKGGMIAMSKSFAKEGASRNIRFNCITPGFIQTEMTEVLSQDVKDAYVTNIPLKRLGDPKEVANSVAFLLSDYASYITGDVLKVNGGLYM; encoded by the coding sequence ATGAAATTTAGCGGAACAAACGTACTAGTAACTGGCGGAAGTCGCGGCATAGGGGCTGAAATTTGTAAAACACTAGCTGATTTCGGACTAAAAGTTTGGATAAACTATAGAAGCAAACCAGAACTTGCAGACACATTAAAAGACGAAATAGAAAAAAATGGCGGTAAAGCTGCCGTAGTCAAATTTGACGCTTCAAACGAAGATGAATTTATAGAAGCCATAAACCTTATAGTTCAAACAGACGGTGAGCTTGGCTACCTTGTAAATAACGCTGGAATCACAAACGATAAACTTGCTCTTAGGATGAAAACTGAAGATTTTATGAGTGTGATAGATGCAAATTTAAAAAGCGCATTTATAGGCTCTCGTGAAGCACTAAAAGTTATGAGCAAAAAACGTTTTGGATCTGTTGTAAATATAGCTTCTATCGTCGGAGAAATAGGAAATGCCGGACAAACAAATTACGCTGCAAGCAAAGGCGGTATGATAGCTATGAGTAAATCTTTCGCAAAAGAAGGCGCTAGTAGAAATATAAGATTTAACTGCATAACTCCGGGATTTATCCAAACAGAAATGACCGAGGTTTTAAGTCAAGATGTAAAAGACGCTTATGTGACAAACATTCCTTTAAAAAGACTAGGAGATCCAAAAGAAGTTGCAAACTCGGTAGCATTCTTGCTTAGCGACTATGCAAGCTACATTACTGGGGACGTTCTTAAAGTCAATGGCGGCTTATATATGTAG